One window from the genome of Acinetobacter lanii encodes:
- a CDS encoding DUF2946 domain-containing protein, giving the protein MFLKSGFLLSCIAIALQIAVFLQPLLPKQYQIAPVCETIARALVQEKISILAQKQNLAHSEAVHAGTHGPSIQSSDQHYSVHQTIDHPMHHLMTHQTDGATHDHQDPNHQCQYCKVFAQQVLPPEFDLVMIIDRIQVKLLAFKQATLHIYFALQRLFLTPQGRAPPVLA; this is encoded by the coding sequence TTGTTTTTGAAAAGTGGTTTTTTGCTTTCGTGTATTGCGATAGCGTTACAGATCGCTGTGTTTCTACAGCCTTTGCTACCGAAGCAATATCAAATTGCACCGGTCTGTGAAACCATTGCCCGTGCTTTAGTCCAAGAGAAAATTTCAATTCTCGCTCAAAAACAGAATTTAGCGCATTCTGAAGCTGTACATGCGGGGACACATGGTCCAAGCATACAATCTTCAGATCAGCATTATTCTGTGCATCAAACCATAGATCACCCCATGCATCATCTGATGACGCATCAAACTGATGGTGCAACGCATGACCATCAAGATCCGAATCATCAGTGTCAATATTGTAAAGTCTTCGCTCAACAGGTTTTACCGCCTGAGTTTGATCTCGTTATGATCATCGATCGCATACAGGTCAAGTTGCTTGCCTTTAAACAAGCCACTTTACATATTTATTTTGCGCTACAGCGACTCTTTCTCACCCCCCAAGGGCGTGCTCCTCCAGTACTGGCTTAA
- a CDS encoding putative oxygenase MesX: MGNAFQCSIKRIRFDENYEPASNTRQTTNFANLARGESRQQNLRRTLAMINNRFNSLATVDNPKGDRYSLEIDIISAEIDIEGNGQTFPFIETLKSTILDHKTHQRIEGMIGNSFSSYVRDYDFSVVLPALGCKFNEIPEDFGDLHGKLYLHLVNSDVFKTEFRQNPVICLSVSTTKTYYQTANVHPVLGVEYTNDDYSRTDAYFAKMGLSVRYFKPQGANAPLAFYCAGDLLRDYMDFELISAIATMESFQKIYRPEIYNTNSPAGVEYQPSLSYGDYSLTRIEYDRVERGQLAVKQGKWTEEHFIKPYKNILYEWAANFKVETAQQDAAA; the protein is encoded by the coding sequence ATGGGTAACGCATTCCAATGTTCAATCAAGCGTATTCGTTTTGACGAGAATTATGAACCTGCAAGCAATACACGTCAGACCACTAATTTTGCCAATTTGGCACGGGGCGAAAGTCGTCAACAAAACCTGCGTCGTACACTCGCGATGATCAATAATCGTTTTAACAGCTTGGCGACAGTCGATAATCCAAAAGGTGATCGCTATTCCCTTGAGATTGATATTATTTCTGCGGAAATTGATATCGAGGGCAACGGTCAAACTTTCCCCTTTATTGAAACACTCAAAAGCACGATTCTTGATCACAAAACCCATCAGCGTATTGAAGGTATGATTGGAAACAGTTTTTCTTCTTATGTACGTGATTATGACTTCAGTGTCGTGCTGCCGGCATTGGGCTGTAAGTTTAATGAGATACCTGAAGACTTTGGTGATTTGCATGGCAAGCTCTATTTGCATCTGGTGAACTCAGACGTATTTAAAACAGAATTTAGACAAAATCCTGTGATCTGTTTAAGTGTGTCGACCACAAAAACCTATTACCAAACAGCGAACGTGCATCCAGTCCTTGGTGTGGAATACACCAATGATGATTACTCACGTACTGATGCTTACTTTGCAAAAATGGGTTTAAGCGTTCGTTACTTTAAACCTCAAGGCGCGAATGCACCCTTGGCTTTCTACTGTGCAGGCGATCTACTTCGTGACTACATGGACTTTGAATTGATCAGTGCGATTGCGACGATGGAAAGCTTCCAAAAAATTTACCGACCTGAAATTTACAACACCAATTCTCCGGCAGGTGTGGAGTATCAACCCAGCTTGAGCTATGGCGATTATTCATTGACACGTATTGAATATGACCGTGTTGAACGGGGGCAATTGGCAGTGAAACAAGGCAAATGGACAGAAGAACACTTCATTAAACCCTATAAAAACATTCTTTATGAGTGGGCGGCGAATTTTAAAGTTGAAACAGCGCAGCAAGACGCTGCTGCTTAA
- a CDS encoding methylenetetrahydrofolate reductase C-terminal domain-containing protein: MPSFSQPFHNHPFTILFEYLCVTTNEAPIRQEFAGFPTAMTLADRVHSDDDMAPLKASYNYSNSIDKMIHFAGKGRDIEDFSAFLTEAKQANIKHLLLLTGDKLKGHQDGSQGRPRTRYLESVNAVMAAKEFGDFHVGVAFNPFKYVEAERDAQYLKLHKKMKAGADFIITQLGYDMQALKQAQVFLKDHHYQQQIFACVMPLSLGRANFMVKNKVAGIVITPHMLNVLAEEKQVGQVEHVYMRCAIQILMCKHLGFAGIHLSSCHQPQDQNRLENYIKQFQHLDLNHLESLWKELWQIQTGNEFIPQLNHYSYPATSTQIIKYHQLHLMHEAIFDSKIACQLGRFVFKSKFWNNSFADQALLKSEWISKHRIVGCESCGQCRLGDTLYICPETCPKGLANGPCGGTTLDRCEFGDRECIHSVKARLAKAVGETEILRENLIPTVPLEIRGSSSWKNWFLATEA, translated from the coding sequence ATGCCGAGTTTCTCCCAACCCTTTCACAATCATCCATTCACCATTTTGTTTGAATACCTGTGTGTTACGACCAATGAAGCGCCCATTCGACAGGAATTTGCAGGCTTTCCCACCGCCATGACATTGGCAGACCGGGTGCATTCTGATGATGATATGGCACCTTTAAAGGCAAGTTATAACTATTCCAACTCCATTGATAAGATGATTCATTTTGCCGGTAAGGGGCGAGATATCGAAGATTTCAGCGCATTTCTGACTGAAGCCAAGCAAGCCAATATTAAACATCTTTTATTACTCACAGGCGATAAGCTGAAAGGTCATCAAGATGGATCGCAGGGTAGGCCACGTACTCGCTATTTGGAATCGGTCAATGCGGTCATGGCAGCGAAAGAGTTTGGTGATTTTCATGTGGGTGTGGCGTTCAATCCTTTTAAGTATGTAGAAGCAGAACGAGATGCGCAGTATTTAAAACTACATAAAAAAATGAAAGCAGGTGCGGATTTTATCATCACCCAATTGGGCTACGACATGCAGGCACTCAAGCAAGCACAAGTCTTCTTAAAAGATCATCACTATCAACAACAGATATTTGCTTGTGTGATGCCATTGAGCTTGGGACGTGCCAATTTCATGGTGAAAAATAAAGTCGCAGGTATCGTAATCACACCACATATGCTGAACGTATTGGCAGAGGAAAAACAGGTGGGACAAGTTGAGCATGTTTATATGCGTTGTGCCATACAAATATTGATGTGCAAACATTTAGGTTTTGCAGGTATTCATTTATCGAGTTGTCATCAACCTCAAGATCAAAACCGTTTAGAAAACTACATCAAGCAGTTTCAACATCTAGATTTAAATCATCTTGAAAGCCTATGGAAAGAATTATGGCAAATACAGACAGGCAATGAATTTATACCCCAATTAAATCATTACTCCTATCCTGCAACATCGACTCAAATCATTAAATATCATCAATTGCATTTGATGCATGAGGCAATCTTTGATTCAAAAATTGCATGTCAATTGGGGCGTTTCGTTTTTAAATCTAAATTTTGGAACAATTCGTTTGCAGATCAAGCTTTATTGAAATCCGAATGGATCAGTAAGCATCGTATCGTTGGTTGTGAGAGTTGTGGTCAATGTCGACTTGGCGATACCTTATATATTTGCCCTGAAACGTGTCCGAAAGGTTTGGCCAATGGTCCCTGTGGTGGGACAACTTTAGATCGCTGTGAATTTGGTGATCGAGAATGCATTCATTCGGTGAAAGCACGACTGGCGAAAGCAGTGGGGGAAACTGAAATCTTAAGAGAAAACCTGATTCCGACTGTTCCTTTAGAAATACGTGGGAGTAGTTCGTGGAAAAATTGGTTCTTGGCGACAGAAGCTTAA
- a CDS encoding MerR family transcriptional regulator, whose product MLTIGKLAKHCQVNIETIRYYQRIGLMRIPKTHSHYRYYNDQDIETLHFIQKAKDAGLQLSEIQELLQLELEDRTQARQVIQQRLEKIDQRIQELQGLKLRLTSWIDDCENSATVCCPILRDLKSDASLKSS is encoded by the coding sequence ATGTTGACCATTGGAAAACTTGCCAAACACTGTCAGGTGAATATTGAAACCATTCGTTATTATCAACGCATTGGACTGATGCGCATTCCCAAAACGCATAGCCACTATCGTTATTATAATGATCAAGATATTGAAACTTTGCATTTTATTCAAAAAGCCAAAGATGCAGGCTTACAGCTCAGTGAAATTCAGGAGCTGCTCCAACTTGAACTGGAGGATCGCACCCAAGCTCGACAAGTCATCCAACAACGCTTAGAAAAAATTGATCAGCGTATTCAGGAACTACAAGGGCTCAAGCTTCGCTTAACGTCTTGGATTGATGATTGTGAAAACAGTGCAACCGTCTGCTGTCCAATTTTGCGAGACTTAAAAAGTGATGCTTCGCTAAAAAGTAGCTAA
- a CDS encoding MFS transporter produces MSSPQISKLSFATFIFPLALVLFEFAVYLGNDLVQPAMLSVTRDFGVSSSWSPASMSFYLLGGGCIAWLMGPLSDRIGRKKILLGGALFFAVTCILILFTQNIQSFLGLRFFQGMGLTVISAVGYAAIQENFEERTAIKVMAIMGNMTLFAPLLGPIIGAFMIDHMSWRWGFIGISILALLGYFGLKMAMPADQTAKLSKQPMRHILQDFKMVYRNKQFVILTSALPMACLPIMLWISLSPVMLVEKIGLSSTQYGLAQIPVLGALILGSTILVKIVDKHPLGQTVFWGLPMMLLGALIIVFGLFVPDYYVWALIIGMTIMSFGEGICFSVLYRMAMMSSEVSKGTVASAMSMMMMLTFFIVLEVSRHLYEAFDIYAFSFCCLALVSLWFTLPRIMLKKVMLERREQGTF; encoded by the coding sequence ATGTCCAGCCCACAAATTTCTAAACTTAGTTTTGCCACCTTTATTTTCCCGTTGGCATTGGTGCTTTTTGAGTTCGCTGTCTACCTAGGCAACGACTTGGTGCAACCTGCCATGCTGTCTGTGACCCGTGATTTTGGGGTCAGCAGTTCATGGTCTCCTGCATCCATGTCCTTCTATTTATTGGGCGGTGGTTGTATCGCTTGGCTCATGGGGCCTTTATCTGACCGTATTGGACGTAAAAAAATCTTATTGGGTGGCGCACTGTTTTTTGCTGTGACCTGTATTTTGATTTTGTTTACCCAAAATATTCAAAGCTTCTTGGGTCTACGCTTTTTTCAAGGCATGGGCTTAACCGTGATCAGCGCTGTCGGCTATGCGGCTATCCAAGAAAACTTTGAAGAACGCACTGCGATTAAAGTCATGGCGATCATGGGCAATATGACCCTGTTTGCTCCGCTATTGGGTCCGATCATTGGTGCATTTATGATTGACCATATGTCATGGCGTTGGGGCTTTATCGGGATTTCGATTTTAGCGCTACTAGGATATTTCGGTTTGAAAATGGCGATGCCTGCTGACCAAACAGCAAAACTGTCTAAACAACCGATGCGCCATATCCTGCAAGATTTCAAAATGGTGTATAGAAACAAGCAGTTTGTGATTTTGACCAGTGCCTTACCGATGGCGTGTCTACCGATTATGTTGTGGATCTCGCTTTCGCCGGTGATGTTGGTCGAAAAAATTGGCTTGAGCAGTACCCAATACGGTTTAGCGCAAATTCCTGTCTTAGGTGCGCTCATTTTAGGCAGTACCATTTTGGTGAAAATTGTCGATAAACATCCGCTCGGTCAAACTGTATTTTGGGGTTTACCGATGATGTTGCTCGGTGCATTGATCATCGTGTTTGGCTTATTCGTACCTGATTATTATGTTTGGGCGTTGATCATTGGGATGACCATCATGAGCTTTGGTGAAGGCATTTGTTTCTCGGTGCTATACCGTATGGCGATGATGTCATCAGAGGTGTCTAAAGGCACAGTGGCTTCTGCGATGTCGATGATGATGATGCTGACGTTCTTTATTGTGCTTGAAGTATCACGTCATTTGTATGAAGCTTTTGATATCTATGCCTTCAGTTTCTGCTGTTTAGCTTTGGTGTCGTTGTGGTTTACCCTGCCACGAATCATGTTGAAGAAAGTCATGCTTGAACGTCGCGAACAAGGCACCTTCTAA
- a CDS encoding LysR family transcriptional regulator — protein MELKQLKYFITIVESGSLGKAAQKLDVGTSALSQQIAKLEDELCTRLLSRTSTGVTPTPAGSAFLKQAQLSLRHVQYAIEAAHSSRLTGHVSVGFSPSIASVLGIPFMKLMSERYPDIKIHLVESLSGNLTNLVNSRQLDIAIIFTQDVDTNWSVQPLLKEQMFLMANKALLQEFGFEQCIQEGEIDLQRINQLPLALPSQRHGLRKFLDQKVELLDVDYEVDGLHLLMNCVSNLNMATIQPVSAHFDYLKSDICLLKVVEPKLDRINYLISISEEQLSPASLATKVAIKSCVKDLINKGLWPSAELLDF, from the coding sequence GTGGAATTAAAACAGCTCAAATACTTTATCACAATTGTAGAATCTGGAAGCCTGGGCAAAGCCGCACAAAAATTAGATGTAGGCACGTCTGCTTTAAGCCAGCAAATTGCCAAATTAGAAGATGAATTATGTACGCGCCTTTTAAGCCGAACTTCTACAGGGGTTACACCTACTCCTGCAGGCTCAGCTTTTTTAAAACAGGCGCAATTATCATTACGCCATGTACAGTATGCCATTGAGGCGGCACATTCTTCTCGTTTAACGGGTCATGTCAGTGTCGGTTTTTCACCCAGTATTGCCTCTGTGCTCGGCATACCCTTCATGAAGCTGATGTCAGAACGCTATCCAGATATCAAAATTCATTTAGTCGAAAGCTTATCTGGAAACCTTACGAATCTTGTCAATTCAAGACAACTTGATATCGCGATTATCTTTACACAGGACGTAGATACCAATTGGTCTGTACAACCTTTATTGAAAGAGCAAATGTTTTTAATGGCAAACAAAGCGTTGCTACAAGAATTTGGGTTTGAACAATGTATTCAAGAGGGTGAAATTGATTTACAACGAATCAATCAATTGCCACTAGCACTACCCAGTCAAAGACATGGTCTCCGCAAATTTTTAGATCAAAAAGTGGAATTATTAGATGTCGACTATGAAGTAGATGGACTACATTTATTAATGAATTGTGTGAGTAACTTAAATATGGCCACGATTCAGCCTGTAAGTGCACACTTCGATTACCTTAAATCTGATATTTGCTTATTGAAAGTAGTCGAACCAAAACTCGATAGAATTAATTACTTGATTAGTATTTCGGAAGAACAGCTTTCTCCTGCCAGCCTTGCCACCAAAGTAGCCATAAAAAGTTGTGTTAAGGATTTAATAAATAAAGGTTTATGGCCAAGTGCGGAACTATTAGACTTTTAG
- a CDS encoding TonB-dependent copper receptor has product MLRPAFLLQPLTAAILIACYSASTLAEDSTQPTMSMHNESVSLAPIVATAQQGNDANGLIVRADPKQPTQPIPSADGADYLQSIIGFNQVQSGGANGDVTFRGMFGSRIKILTDGSENLGACPSRMDAPTSYISPESYDKISVIKGPQTVQYANTGSAATVIFEREPESLTTDKPYRGQASVMLGSFGRVDQNLEAAVGDEKKYLRLNTNRSTSNSYVDGSHQHVPSAWERWNADLAVGWMPNPDTWFELTGGKSDGEALYAGRAMDGSAFKRESLGLKFRKQHINDVIQQIEGQVNYSFNDHVMDNFSLRPFNPNDGMKMPMATNVSRRTLNARVAMTSEWDKLQLISGVDTQHNEHATRSGMNNSYVQQPRSSDMKFESYGAFSELSYPINDQYKWVAGARIDQVHVKDLRQDSHVAGLNTALDKTLPSGFFRFENQHPHHDAKTYIGVGFVERMPDYWELFSPKQGNTGSVNTFNGVDTEKTLQLDLGYQHHHGAFSSWASAYVGMVKDYILMSYQSPAMSMDTTMAMHQTMNQIMPMNTMSGGMQMGSAKSAYARNVNATIAGAEFGLGYEFTPHLQADVSGMYAWGRNTTNNTPLPQIAPFEGRMNLRYVQDKYNVGLLWRVVASQNRVSLNEGNIVGYDMKKSAGFTTLALNGTYTLKDGVDLSVGIDNLLGKTYTEHLNRSGNSGFGFAAEEQFNNVGRNYWGRLSVKF; this is encoded by the coding sequence ATGTTACGTCCTGCTTTTTTGTTACAGCCCTTAACGGCTGCAATTCTGATTGCTTGTTATTCTGCGTCTACCTTAGCTGAAGATTCCACTCAGCCCACAATGTCCATGCACAACGAATCTGTCAGTTTGGCTCCTATTGTTGCGACCGCGCAACAAGGCAATGATGCCAATGGCTTGATTGTCCGTGCCGATCCCAAACAGCCGACTCAACCTATTCCTTCTGCTGATGGTGCGGACTATTTGCAAAGTATTATCGGATTTAATCAGGTACAAAGTGGCGGTGCCAATGGAGATGTAACTTTCCGTGGCATGTTTGGCTCTCGCATTAAAATTTTAACCGATGGTAGTGAAAATCTGGGGGCGTGTCCTAGCCGGATGGATGCGCCCACGTCCTATATTAGCCCAGAAAGTTATGACAAAATTTCAGTCATTAAAGGTCCTCAAACCGTTCAATATGCCAATACAGGTTCAGCCGCAACCGTTATTTTTGAGCGTGAGCCTGAAAGCTTAACCACCGATAAGCCCTATCGAGGACAAGCCAGCGTCATGCTCGGTTCTTTTGGGCGAGTGGACCAAAACTTAGAAGCGGCTGTGGGTGATGAAAAGAAATATCTAAGACTCAATACCAATCGTTCAACCTCAAACAGCTATGTTGATGGAAGTCATCAACACGTACCCTCTGCATGGGAACGCTGGAACGCTGATCTTGCTGTTGGTTGGATGCCCAATCCAGACACATGGTTTGAACTGACTGGAGGGAAATCAGATGGTGAAGCGTTATATGCAGGTCGAGCTATGGATGGTTCGGCATTTAAACGCGAAAGTCTCGGGCTAAAATTCCGTAAACAACATATCAATGACGTCATCCAGCAAATTGAAGGACAAGTGAACTATAGCTTCAATGATCATGTCATGGATAACTTTAGCTTAAGACCGTTTAATCCAAACGACGGCATGAAAATGCCGATGGCGACCAATGTGTCACGTCGTACACTCAATGCACGCGTTGCCATGACCAGCGAATGGGATAAATTACAACTCATTTCTGGGGTGGATACCCAACATAATGAGCATGCCACACGTTCTGGCATGAACAATAGCTACGTGCAACAACCCCGTAGTTCAGATATGAAATTTGAATCTTATGGGGCGTTTAGTGAACTCAGTTACCCGATCAATGATCAATATAAATGGGTCGCAGGTGCACGTATCGATCAAGTGCATGTCAAAGATTTACGGCAGGACTCACATGTTGCAGGTCTGAATACCGCATTAGACAAAACCCTCCCAAGTGGTTTTTTCAGATTTGAAAATCAACATCCACATCATGATGCCAAAACCTATATTGGCGTTGGTTTCGTCGAACGTATGCCGGATTATTGGGAATTGTTTAGTCCTAAACAAGGCAATACGGGCAGTGTAAATACCTTTAATGGCGTTGATACGGAGAAAACCTTACAGCTCGATTTAGGTTATCAACATCATCATGGTGCGTTCAGTTCATGGGCTTCGGCTTATGTCGGCATGGTCAAAGATTATATTCTCATGAGCTATCAAAGCCCTGCTATGTCGATGGATACAACGATGGCTATGCATCAGACCATGAATCAGATCATGCCGATGAATACCATGTCAGGTGGTATGCAAATGGGAAGTGCAAAAAGTGCCTATGCGAGAAATGTTAATGCCACCATTGCCGGTGCTGAATTTGGCTTAGGCTACGAATTTACACCCCATCTTCAAGCAGATGTCAGTGGCATGTATGCTTGGGGACGTAACACCACCAACAATACGCCGCTACCTCAAATTGCACCCTTTGAAGGTCGTATGAACCTGCGCTATGTTCAAGACAAATATAATGTAGGTTTACTCTGGCGAGTGGTTGCCAGTCAAAATCGCGTGAGTTTAAATGAAGGCAATATTGTCGGTTATGACATGAAAAAAAGTGCAGGATTCACCACACTCGCTTTGAATGGGACTTATACTCTTAAGGACGGTGTTGATTTATCTGTAGGCATCGATAACCTACTCGGTAAAACCTATACAGAACATTTAAATCGTTCAGGAAATTCAGGCTTCGGCTTTGCAGCGGAAGAACAATTTAACAATGTCGGTCGTAACTATTGGGGTCGACTCAGCGTTAAGTTTTAA
- a CDS encoding methionine synthase, translating to MSILLPASTAGSLPKPSWLAEPEKLWSAWKLEGEELLEAKRDALKLSLHEQLLAGIDIVSDGEQTRQHFVTTFIEHLEGVDFNKRETMRIRNRYDASVPSVVGEVSRKKSVFVEDAKFLRSQTHQPIKWALPGPMTMIDTLYDGHYKSREKLAWEFAKILNQEALELQAAGVDIIQFDEPAFNVFFDEVNDWGIPTLERALEGLKCETAVHICYGYGIKANTDWKQTLGNEWRQYEKSFPKLQKSKLDIISLECQNSRVPMELIELIRGKKVMVGAIDVATNQIETSEDVANTLRKALQFVDADKLYPSTNCGMAPLSRQVARGKLNALSAGAAIIRKELTA from the coding sequence ATGAGCATTTTACTCCCAGCATCAACAGCAGGCAGCTTACCAAAACCATCATGGCTCGCGGAACCTGAAAAATTATGGTCTGCTTGGAAACTTGAAGGCGAAGAGCTTCTTGAAGCAAAACGTGATGCGTTGAAGCTTTCGTTGCATGAACAACTTCTTGCAGGTATTGATATTGTTTCGGATGGTGAACAAACCCGTCAGCATTTTGTCACCACCTTTATTGAACACTTAGAAGGGGTGGATTTTAATAAGCGTGAAACTATGCGGATTCGTAATCGTTATGATGCCAGTGTGCCTTCGGTAGTCGGTGAAGTGTCACGTAAAAAATCAGTATTTGTTGAAGATGCCAAATTCTTACGCAGTCAGACCCATCAGCCGATTAAATGGGCACTGCCTGGCCCAATGACCATGATTGATACCCTATATGATGGTCATTACAAAAGCCGTGAAAAATTAGCTTGGGAATTTGCCAAAATTCTCAATCAAGAAGCTTTAGAACTACAAGCGGCAGGCGTGGATATTATTCAGTTCGATGAACCTGCTTTTAACGTGTTTTTTGATGAAGTGAATGATTGGGGGATTCCAACCTTAGAGCGTGCCCTTGAAGGTCTTAAATGTGAAACCGCGGTGCACATTTGCTATGGCTACGGCATTAAAGCCAATACCGATTGGAAACAAACCTTAGGAAATGAATGGCGTCAGTATGAAAAGTCATTCCCGAAACTGCAAAAGTCCAAGCTCGATATCATTTCTTTAGAATGCCAAAACTCACGTGTGCCAATGGAGCTCATTGAACTGATTCGAGGTAAGAAAGTGATGGTCGGGGCAATTGATGTGGCGACCAATCAGATTGAAACCTCTGAAGACGTGGCAAATACTTTACGTAAAGCACTTCAGTTCGTCGATGCGGACAAGCTTTATCCATCGACCAACTGTGGTATGGCGCCCTTGTCTCGCCAAGTGGCACGGGGTAAGTTGAATGCACTCAGTGCTGGTGCAGCAATTATTCGTAAAGAATTGACTGCCTAA
- the tcuA gene encoding FAD-dependent tricarballylate dehydrogenase TcuA, protein MHDVIVIGGGNAALCAALTAREAGASVLLLEAAPKEWRGGNSQHTRNLRCMHDAPQDVLIDAYPEEEYWQDLLKVTAGKTNEHLARLVIRSTATCRDWMRKHGVNFQPPLSGALHVARTNAFFMGGGKALVNAYFRSAQNLGVKIRYNTKITKLIIEDGVFKSVIAEDGTCFEGASCVLAAGGFESNREWLREAWGQNENGEWPADNFIIRGTRFNQGNLLKFMMDQGADIIGDPSQSHCVAVDARAPLYDGGICTRIDCVSLGIVVNKNAQRFYDEGEDFWPKRYAIWGRLVAKQPNQIAYSIIDSKSVGRFMPPVFEGTQANTIEELAEKLNLDVTTLSKTVAEYNQACVKGEFNHTVLDNCHTENLIPAKTHWAVPLDQPPFYAYALRPGITFTYLGLKVEDDAAVRFNNKPSPNLYVAGEMMAGNVLGQGYTAGVGMSIGTTFGRIAGQNAAKAAFMQGV, encoded by the coding sequence ATGCATGATGTAATTGTGATTGGCGGTGGGAATGCCGCATTATGTGCAGCGCTCACTGCACGAGAAGCGGGTGCTTCAGTATTACTTTTGGAGGCAGCGCCAAAAGAATGGAGAGGTGGGAACTCACAGCACACACGTAATTTACGTTGTATGCATGACGCGCCTCAGGATGTACTGATTGATGCCTATCCTGAAGAAGAATACTGGCAAGATTTATTAAAAGTGACTGCAGGTAAAACCAATGAGCATTTGGCGCGTCTTGTTATTCGCTCAACTGCAACCTGTCGTGATTGGATGCGTAAGCATGGCGTAAATTTTCAGCCACCTTTATCAGGTGCTCTGCATGTTGCACGAACCAATGCCTTCTTTATGGGCGGTGGAAAAGCACTGGTCAATGCCTATTTTAGAAGTGCTCAGAATCTCGGTGTCAAAATTCGTTATAACACCAAAATTACCAAATTGATTATTGAAGATGGCGTGTTTAAATCTGTGATTGCGGAAGATGGGACGTGCTTTGAAGGTGCTTCTTGCGTTCTGGCTGCGGGTGGATTTGAATCGAACCGTGAGTGGTTACGTGAAGCCTGGGGTCAAAACGAAAATGGGGAATGGCCTGCAGACAATTTTATTATCCGTGGAACACGTTTCAATCAAGGTAATTTGCTGAAATTCATGATGGATCAAGGTGCGGATATTATTGGCGATCCTTCGCAATCACACTGTGTCGCCGTTGATGCACGTGCACCGCTTTATGATGGTGGTATTTGTACCCGTATTGACTGCGTATCTTTAGGGATTGTAGTCAATAAAAATGCGCAACGTTTCTACGATGAAGGCGAAGATTTTTGGCCAAAACGTTATGCGATCTGGGGGCGTTTAGTCGCCAAACAACCGAATCAAATTGCCTATTCAATCATTGATTCAAAATCTGTGGGTCGCTTCATGCCACCCGTTTTTGAAGGGACTCAAGCAAACACGATAGAAGAGCTTGCAGAAAAACTTAATCTAGATGTCACGACGCTTTCTAAAACGGTAGCCGAATATAACCAAGCCTGTGTTAAAGGCGAATTTAATCATACCGTACTTGACAACTGTCATACCGAAAATCTAATCCCCGCTAAAACGCATTGGGCTGTGCCTTTAGATCAGCCACCATTTTATGCCTATGCACTTCGTCCAGGAATTACTTTTACATACTTGGGTTTAAAAGTCGAAGACGATGCAGCGGTACGTTTTAACAATAAACCCAGCCCAAATCTGTATGTCGCAGGTGAAATGATGGCAGGCAATGTATTGGGGCAAGGCTATACGGCAGGTGTAGGGATGTCGATTGGTACAACGTTTGGTCGTATTGCAGGTCAAAATGCTGCAAAAGCTGCATT
- a CDS encoding flavin reductase — protein MVDATQFKNAMSSLTSAVSIITTAGTAGRHGFTASAVCSVTDTPPTLLVCMNQSSRSHAHFLAHQKLAVNVLASQHEALSNAFASSQLSSEQRFAFAEWTTLSTESPILKDALVSFDCEIEQIHNVGTHTILICPIVAIQQNQHPSDGALVYFNRAYHQVGEVELA, from the coding sequence ATGGTTGACGCGACACAGTTTAAAAATGCCATGTCTTCACTCACGAGTGCGGTCAGTATTATTACGACCGCAGGTACAGCAGGGCGTCATGGTTTTACTGCATCTGCGGTGTGTAGCGTGACCGACACACCGCCGACATTATTAGTCTGTATGAATCAATCTTCGCGTTCACATGCACATTTTTTGGCACATCAAAAGTTGGCGGTGAATGTATTGGCAAGCCAACATGAAGCGCTATCCAACGCTTTTGCCTCGAGTCAATTGAGTTCCGAACAGCGCTTTGCCTTTGCCGAGTGGACGACATTAAGCACCGAATCACCGATTTTAAAAGATGCCTTGGTCAGCTTTGATTGTGAGATTGAACAGATTCACAATGTCGGAACTCATACGATTTTAATTTGTCCAATTGTTGCGATCCAACAAAATCAGCATCCGTCTGATGGGGCATTGGTGTATTTCAATCGGGCTTATCATCAAGTGGGTGAAGTCGAATTGGCTTAA